One stretch of Eupeodes corollae chromosome 2, idEupCoro1.1, whole genome shotgun sequence DNA includes these proteins:
- the LOC129946068 gene encoding uncharacterized protein LOC129946068, with the protein MRFPFNKCFRKKEPEMKPGAILDQVISQSSATANRCLLYKLADYKRGGDLIDAINTGGLVAVEQLIREQFGVFMYNEGKGQVINRPEFLCWKYRDHTEVRIPIEASLSIHDPLGKWKDHKACWQMQYRGALGESLLHVLIICDSKIHTKLSRILLRVFPNLALDVMEGEEYLGASALHLAIAYSNNELVADLIEAGADINQRAIGSFFLPRDQQKSNPAKTTDYEGLAYMGEYPLAWSACCTNESVYNLLLDHGADPDAQDSFGNMILHMVVVCDKLDMFGYALRHPKTPARNGIANHSGLTPLTLACKLGRAEVFREMLELSSREFWRYSNITCSGYPLNALDTLLPDGRTNWNSALFIILNGTKEEHLDMLDGGIIQRLLEEKWKTFARNQFLKRLLILFIHLFFLSISVYLRPVRTDLASEDADPEDPDENGGIEQSADAQNILRYCAEIATIAGVLSYVIFQQGDEVKNQGLSAFLKQLSHAPAKAIFLLSNLLILACIPFRMMGDIDTEEAILVFAVPGSWFLLMFFAGAVRLTGPFVTMIYSMLTGDMFTFGIIYAIVIFGFSQAFFFLFKGHPQLQSTMFNTFPSTWMALFQTTLGDYNYPDLNQTSYPNLAKTVFVTFMIFVPILLLNMLIAMMGNTYAHVIEQSEKEWMKQWAKIVVTLERAVPQTDAQKYLEAYSIPLGVSDDTGFEQRGVMVIKSKNKTRAKQRKGAVCNWKRVGKVTLNALKKRGMTGEQMRRLMWGRASISSPIKITKKKLKDPYNLNPQPGFENALNVINFGQASATTNIMDKSFVSDPFRDLVLHSELSDGTDPNYKKCLEKLAIQARTLVEQNLNTDGKPIDTKAVPVHETKPITQPVGTVAAKTAPAAAVAAALPKQDPENPEILHNLFQDPKFAVDPVKLEEFYKMLEEIDTEESDAGCRPILGKLSLVGRTKNALSRPEAVKSMAGVGFDELARDIWNTPNKEESSSQSEEKEQQEEEFSITIEDEPKLIEQSSETEQETGNEEIVTAQDVHRAMAQLHLKRRQFPQDDATRRAKSARIRKKNKVCPENIENAQYRQQSAPFDKLGRRQTSQDPLEPWSTRELGDINKILGYK; encoded by the exons ATGAGATTTCcatttaataaatgtttccGAAAAAAGGAACCAGAAATGAAGCCAGGAGCAATTCTGGATCAAGTTATTTCCCAGTCATCGGCAACGGCTAACAGATGCCTTCTCTATAAGTTAGCCGACTACAAAAGAG GAGGAGATTTGATAGATGCTATCAATACTGGCGGTTTGGTTGCGGTGGAACAACTGATTAGAGAACAATTTGGAGTTTTCATGTATAACGAGGGCAAGGGACAGGTCATTAATAGACCAGAATTCCTTTGCTGGAAGTACAGGGACCACACTGAGGTGAGGATTCCAATTGAGGCGTCTCTTTCAATACACGATCCATTGGGAAAATGGAAAGACCACAAAGCGTGTTGGCAGATGCAGTATCGAGGTGCTCTGGGAGAGAGTCTACTGCATGTCTTGATAATATGTGAttcaaaaattcatacaaaattatcgCGAATATTGCTGCGTGTCTTCCCCAATCTAGCTTTGGACGTGATGGAAGGCGAAGAGTATTTGGGTGCGAGTGCTTTGCATTTGGCAATCGCCTACAGCAACAATGAGTTGGTAGCTGATCTGATTGAAGCTGGGGCAGATATAAATCAACGAGCTATTGGAAGTTTCTTCCTTCCAAGAgaccaacaaaaatcaaatcctGCCAAGACAACGGACTATGAAGGTTTGGCCTATATGGGGGAGTATCCGTTGGCATGGTCTGCGTGCTGTACAAACGAGAGCGTCTATAATTTACTCCTAGACCATGGAGCTGATCCCGATGCACAAGACTCATTTGGAAATATGATTCTGCATATGGTTGTTGTGTGTGATAAATTG GACATGTTTGGTTATGCCTTGCGGCATCCGAAAACACCCGCAAGAAACGGCATAGCAAATCATTCTGGACTCACGCCCCTTACGCTTGCCTGCAAGCTGGGACGAGCAGAGGTTTTCCGTGAGATGTTGGAGCTATCGTCTCGTGAATTCTGGCGTTACAGTAACATCACTTGTTCTGGATATCCTCTTAACGCTCTGGACACTCTACTACCAGATGGACGGACAA attggaaCTCagcattattcattattttgaatGGAACAAAAGAAGAGCATTTGGATATGCTTGACGGAGGCATCATCCAACGTCTTTTGGAGGAAAAATGGAAGACATTTGCTCGCAATCAATTCTTAAAACGTCTTCTCAttctttttatacatttattttttctttccatcTCGGTTTATCTGCGTCCCGTGAGAACTGACTTGGCCAGTGAAGACGCTGATCCTGAAGATCCCGATGAAAATGGTGGAATTGAGCAGTCTGCAGACGCACAAAATATTCTTCGATATTGTGCCGAAATTGCCACAATTGCTGGGGTCTTGAGTTATGTCATCTTTCAGCAAGGTGACGAGGTTAAGAATCAAGGACTTTCTGCATTCCTTAAACAATTG TCACATGCACCAGCTAAGGCTATATTCCTGCTTTCCAACCTTCTGATCTTAGCTTGCATACCATTCCGGATGATGGGCGATATTGACACGGAGGAGGCTATATTGGTATTTGCTGTTCCTGGAAGTtggtttttgttgatgtttttcgCTGG GGCAGTTCGTTTGACTGGACCTTTTGTAACTATGATCTATTCTATGTTGACGGGAGACATGTTCACGTTTGGCATAATTTACGCCATTGTAATCTTCGGCTTCTCCCAggctttcttctttcttttcaagGGGCACCCTCAGTTGCAGTCAACTATGTTCAACACATTCCCTAGCACTTGGATGGCTTTGTTTCAAACCACTTTAGGAGACTATAAT TACCCGGACTTAAATCAGACTTCCTATCCGAATTTGGCCAAAACCGTTTTCGTAACGTTTATGATTTTCGTACCGATTTTGCTGCTGAACATGTTGATTGCTATGATGGGCAACACTTATGCCCATGTCATTGAACAATCTGAAAAGGAATGGATGAAGCAG TGGGCGAAAATTGTTGTCACTCTAGAACGAGCAGTTCCCCAGACCGACGCCCAGAAGTACCTTGAAGCTTATTCAATTCCTCTGGGGGTTTCTGATGATACTGGCTTCGAGCAGAGAGGTGTAATGGTCATaaagagtaaaaataaaaccagagCGAAGCAGAGGAAAGGCGCTGTTTGCAATTGGAAG CGAGTAGGCAAAGTAACATTGAATGCTCTTAAAAAACGCGGCATGACTGGAGAACAAATGCGTCGTCTTATGTGGGGGCGAGCATCAATTTCGAGCCCGATCAAAATTACCAAAAAGAAACTAAAGGATCCCTACAACCTAAATCCTCAGCCAGGCTTTGAAAATGCACTTAACGTCATAAACTTTGGTCAAGCTTCTGCGACCACTAATATAATGGACAAGTCGTTCGTTAGTGATCCATTCAGGGATTTGGTCTTACATTCCGAACTATCAGATGGAACTGATCCTAATTACAAAAAGTGTTTGGAAAAGTTGGCTATTCAAGCTCGGACTCTggttgaacaaaatttgaatactgATGGTAAACCAATTGATACCAAGGCTGTTCCTGTGCACGAAACGAAACCGATAACACAGCCAGTAGGGACGGTGGCTGCGAAGACTGCACCAGCGGCTGCCGTGGCCGCGGCGTTGCCAAAACAAGATCCAGAAAATCCTGAAATTTTGCATAACTTATTTCAAGATCCAAAATTTGCCGTAGATCCGGTTAAGTTggaagaattttataaaatgcttGAAGAAATCGATACCGAAGAGAGCGATGCTGGTTGCAGACCAATTTTGGGCAAGTTGTCTTTGGTGGGAAGAACTAAAAATGCACTTTCAAGACCAGAAGCTGTCAAGAGTATGGCTGGCGTTGGGTTTGATGAGCTTGCTCGGGATATATGGAATACGCCAAATAAGGAGGAATCATCT aGTCAAAgtgaagagaaagaacaacaggaAGAAGAATTTAGTATTACAATTGAAGATGAACCGAAACTTATTGAACAATCTTCAGAAACCGAACAGGAAACAGGAAATGAAGAAATAGTTACTGCTCAGGATGTACATCGGGCAATGGCACAGCTTCATCTCAAGAGAAGACAATTCCCTCAAGACGATGCAACTCGACGAGCTAAAAGCGCAAGGATTCGCAAAAAGAACAA AGTATGTCCCGAAAATATTGAGAATGCACAATATCGTCAGCAATCAGCTCCTTTTGATAAACTTGGCAGAAGACAAACTTCTCAGGATCCCCTTGAGCCCTGGAGCACTCGTGAACTAGGagatatcaataaaattttgggCTACAAATAA